In Rhizobium sp. SSA_523, a single genomic region encodes these proteins:
- the napA gene encoding periplasmic nitrate reductase subunit alpha, translating to MDTELTRRSLLKAHAAAIAAATAGVSLPANAQSVPGGVESLEIKWSKAPCRFCGTGCGVMVGVKEGQVVATHGDMQAEVNRGLNCIKGYFLSKIMYGEDRLTTPLLRKRNGQFAKDGEFEPVSWDEAFDVMAEQCKKVLREKGPTAVGMFGSGQWTIFEGYAATKLMRAGFRSNNLDPNARHCMASAAYAFMRTFGMDEPMGCYDDFEHADAFVLWGSNMAEMHPILWTRLADRRLGHEHVKVAVLSTFTHRSMDLADIPIIFTPSTDLAIMNYIANHIISTGRVNEEFVKAHTTFMKGVDDIGYGLREDDPLEVKAKNAGDPTKMEPIDFDSFKAFVSDYTLEKVAELTGADPGFLEQLAELYANPDTKIMSLWTMGFNQHTRGVWANHMIYNLHLLTGKISEPGNGPFSLTGQPSACGTAREVGTFAHRLPADMVVTNPEHRHHAEEIWKLPDGLLPDKPGYHAVQQDRMLKDGKLNFYWVQVNNNVQAAPNNSNETYLGYRNPDNFIVVSDAYPTITAMSADLILPAAMWVEKEGAYGNAERRTHVWHQLVNAPGEARSDLWQLVEFSKRFTTDEVWTEEVLTQNPDYRGKTLFDVLFANGKVDRYPLSEVDADYANREAEAFGFYIQKGLFEEYAEFGRGHGHDLAPYDVYHQERGLRWPVVDGKETKWRYREGYDPYVKPGEGVRFYGKPDGRAVILAVPYEPPAESPDEEYDFWLVTGRVLEHWHSGSMTMRVPELYKAFPGARCFMNADDARKRGINQGAEITIVSRRGEMRTRVETRGRNRMPPGVIFVPWFDASQLINKVTLDATDPISKQTDFKKCAVKIVPVA from the coding sequence ATGGACACAGAACTGACGCGGCGTAGTCTGCTCAAGGCCCATGCTGCCGCGATTGCGGCGGCCACTGCCGGCGTAAGCTTGCCGGCCAATGCACAGTCTGTTCCCGGCGGCGTCGAGTCGCTTGAGATCAAATGGTCCAAAGCGCCCTGCCGGTTCTGTGGGACCGGTTGCGGTGTCATGGTCGGCGTCAAGGAAGGACAAGTCGTCGCTACGCATGGCGATATGCAGGCGGAGGTGAACCGCGGCCTGAACTGCATCAAGGGCTACTTCCTCTCGAAGATCATGTATGGCGAGGACCGCCTGACCACACCACTCCTGCGCAAACGCAACGGGCAATTTGCCAAAGACGGCGAGTTCGAACCCGTCAGCTGGGACGAAGCATTCGACGTCATGGCCGAGCAGTGCAAGAAAGTGCTGCGCGAGAAGGGTCCCACTGCGGTCGGCATGTTCGGTTCCGGCCAGTGGACGATTTTCGAAGGCTATGCTGCGACGAAGCTCATGCGCGCCGGCTTCCGTTCCAATAACCTCGATCCTAATGCAAGGCACTGCATGGCATCGGCGGCTTACGCTTTCATGCGAACCTTCGGCATGGATGAACCGATGGGCTGTTACGATGACTTCGAGCACGCCGACGCCTTCGTGCTCTGGGGCTCGAACATGGCCGAGATGCACCCAATCCTCTGGACACGACTCGCAGACCGCCGACTGGGCCACGAACACGTAAAGGTTGCCGTGCTGTCGACCTTCACTCACCGCAGCATGGACTTGGCGGATATTCCCATCATCTTCACACCCAGCACAGATTTGGCGATCATGAACTACATCGCCAACCACATCATATCCACAGGTCGCGTGAACGAGGAGTTTGTTAAAGCACACACGACCTTCATGAAGGGTGTGGATGATATCGGCTATGGGCTTCGAGAGGATGATCCGCTTGAGGTGAAGGCGAAGAATGCCGGTGATCCAACAAAGATGGAGCCGATTGACTTCGACAGCTTCAAGGCCTTCGTTTCGGACTATACACTCGAGAAAGTGGCCGAACTGACAGGCGCTGATCCAGGCTTTCTGGAGCAGCTCGCCGAACTCTATGCCAATCCCGACACCAAGATCATGTCGCTTTGGACCATGGGCTTCAACCAGCACACGCGCGGTGTCTGGGCAAACCACATGATCTACAATTTGCACCTGCTGACGGGAAAAATCTCAGAGCCGGGCAATGGGCCGTTTTCGCTGACGGGCCAGCCATCCGCCTGCGGAACGGCGCGCGAAGTCGGCACTTTTGCGCATCGCCTGCCAGCGGACATGGTCGTGACCAATCCAGAGCACCGGCATCACGCAGAGGAGATATGGAAGCTGCCGGACGGCCTTCTTCCCGACAAGCCCGGATACCACGCCGTGCAACAAGACAGGATGCTGAAGGACGGGAAGCTGAATTTCTACTGGGTTCAGGTCAACAACAACGTTCAGGCGGCACCCAATAACAGCAATGAAACCTATCTGGGCTATCGGAACCCCGATAATTTCATTGTCGTCTCAGACGCCTACCCGACGATCACGGCCATGTCTGCGGATCTCATTTTGCCCGCAGCTATGTGGGTCGAGAAGGAAGGGGCCTATGGCAATGCGGAGCGGCGAACGCATGTCTGGCATCAACTGGTCAATGCGCCGGGTGAAGCACGCTCCGATCTCTGGCAACTGGTGGAGTTCTCCAAAAGATTCACCACGGACGAAGTCTGGACCGAGGAGGTCCTGACGCAAAACCCGGACTACCGCGGAAAGACGCTTTTCGACGTGCTGTTCGCCAATGGGAAGGTGGACCGGTACCCCCTGTCCGAAGTGGACGCCGATTATGCCAATCGCGAAGCCGAAGCGTTCGGATTCTACATCCAGAAGGGCCTTTTCGAGGAATATGCCGAGTTTGGTCGTGGGCATGGCCATGATCTGGCGCCCTATGACGTGTATCATCAGGAACGCGGTCTTCGTTGGCCGGTCGTTGATGGCAAGGAGACGAAGTGGCGCTACCGGGAGGGCTATGACCCCTACGTAAAGCCGGGTGAAGGTGTACGCTTCTACGGCAAGCCTGACGGACGGGCAGTCATCCTGGCTGTGCCCTATGAACCGCCGGCGGAGTCGCCGGATGAGGAATATGATTTCTGGTTGGTAACAGGCCGAGTGCTGGAGCACTGGCATTCCGGGTCGATGACGATGAGAGTGCCGGAACTGTACAAGGCCTTCCCCGGCGCCCGCTGTTTCATGAACGCCGATGATGCCCGAAAGCGCGGGATCAATCAGGGGGCGGAAATCACCATCGTCTCGCGTCGTGGCGAAATGCGAACCCGCGTCGAGACCCGGGGCCGCAACCGAATGCCACCCGGCGTAATCTTCGTTCCATGGTTCGATGCCAGCCAGCTGATCAACAAGGTGACGCTTGACGCCACCGATCCGATCTCCAAACAAACGGATTTCAAAAAATGCGCAGTCAAGATCGTTCCCGTGGCCTGA
- the napE gene encoding periplasmic nitrate reductase, NapE protein, with the protein MHGGGASLETNNQHNPTLSATEIRSARRAELTTFVILAFGIWPILAVAAVGSFGFLVWMYQIIAGPPGPPA; encoded by the coding sequence ATGCACGGAGGAGGAGCGTCATTGGAAACGAACAATCAGCACAATCCGACGCTGTCGGCGACAGAGATTCGGTCCGCGCGCCGGGCAGAACTGACAACTTTCGTGATATTGGCTTTCGGAATCTGGCCAATCCTTGCGGTCGCAGCGGTCGGCAGCTTTGGTTTTCTGGTATGGATGTACCAGATTATTGCGGGCCCACCGGGTCCGCCTGCGTAG
- a CDS encoding helix-turn-helix domain-containing protein → MPATAALKHDAYRPTSARSAGAPHLRPVTFHAPETVIYAQGDDARLLYRIQYGAVRVFRLLADGRRQIVAFYLTGETFGFEIGAVHGFYAEAMVNTGLTAVGRCSAGTLPSELVEIALKAMIRAQEHLLVVGRQSSLEKMAVFLLDLAKRQECEAVIDLPMSRADIGDYLGLTIETVSRTISKLRAAGIIRLHSARSLEIVKPDRLRMMSV, encoded by the coding sequence ATGCCAGCAACCGCCGCACTCAAGCACGACGCCTACAGACCGACCTCGGCCCGCAGTGCAGGCGCGCCTCACCTACGCCCGGTCACCTTCCACGCGCCAGAAACTGTCATTTACGCGCAGGGCGATGATGCCCGATTGCTTTACCGCATTCAGTACGGAGCCGTTCGCGTGTTTCGGCTTCTCGCAGATGGGCGACGGCAGATTGTCGCCTTCTATCTGACGGGTGAGACCTTCGGCTTCGAGATTGGCGCTGTCCACGGTTTCTACGCCGAGGCAATGGTGAACACAGGTTTGACAGCGGTGGGGCGTTGCTCAGCTGGAACACTGCCTAGCGAACTGGTGGAAATAGCGCTGAAAGCCATGATCCGCGCCCAGGAGCACCTGCTTGTCGTCGGGCGCCAAAGCTCGCTTGAGAAAATGGCAGTGTTCCTGCTCGACCTCGCCAAGCGCCAAGAATGCGAAGCCGTCATTGACCTGCCGATGAGCCGCGCAGACATAGGCGACTACCTCGGCCTCACCATTGAGACAGTATCGCGCACGATCTCAAAGCTACGTGCAGCGGGGATCATCCGGCTGCATAGCGCCCGCAGTCTTGAGATCGTCAAGCCTGACAGGCTCCGGATGATGAGCGTCTAG
- a CDS encoding NosR/NirI family protein — MKLFRLVLLLCASLCLSVSASAAPVLQHYLPATKASELVPGADSFGPVRADLAVAPVLRGSETVAWVFATSDFVGTTGYSGKPIHTLVAVGLDAKIIGVQLVKHSEPIVLIGIPEAKVKALVSGYTGLDLVAEAKSGGTAHEVDIISGATVTVMVIDDSIVRSGLKVARALGLGGLTPESEQAGTRFTLDAEAAAPAEWMEAEGDGTIRRLSLDVAQVNAAFAEHADARARERALTEPPETTFIDMHAALVSVPVIGKALLGPAEQANLTAWLKDGESAIAIVGRGLYSFKGSGYVRGGIFDRIVLIQDDVSVRFRDRDHRRLGDIALSGAPDFTEMDLFRIPANVGFDPAKPFRIQLLAHREVGPIEKVFHTFDLGYQLPQKYLKPVAAPPVEVAAVADRDEGSAQADLWKRIWREKTLEIAVLGTMLFVLTAAFFFQTYVVRNARNFYIFRIVFLTVTLVFLGWYANAQLSVVNLMALFGSLVTGFSWQAFLLDPLTFILWFSVAAALLFWGRGAYCGWLCPFGALQELTNQIARKLHIPQWTLPWGLHERLWPLKYMIFLGLFGVSLMSVEQAEHLAEIEPFKTAIILKFIRAWPFVAYAVALLVAGLFVERFYCRYLCPLGAALAIPARMRMFDWLKRYHECGNPCQTCSNQCPVQAIHKTGEINPNECINCLHCQVLYQSETVCPVVIKKMKSRAKLAASPGGAPIHQSAAKV, encoded by the coding sequence ATGAAACTCTTCCGTCTGGTTCTTCTGTTGTGTGCCTCCCTCTGCCTCTCGGTCTCGGCCAGTGCTGCACCGGTGCTGCAGCACTATTTGCCTGCCACAAAAGCGTCCGAACTCGTGCCAGGTGCAGACAGCTTCGGGCCTGTTCGCGCAGATCTGGCCGTTGCCCCGGTATTGAGGGGCTCGGAGACGGTTGCCTGGGTGTTCGCCACTTCAGATTTCGTCGGCACCACGGGCTATTCAGGCAAACCCATCCACACACTGGTGGCAGTAGGTCTGGACGCGAAGATCATCGGTGTGCAGCTAGTCAAGCATTCCGAGCCGATCGTCCTGATCGGGATACCGGAAGCCAAGGTTAAGGCGCTGGTTTCAGGCTATACCGGGCTTGACCTTGTTGCTGAAGCGAAATCCGGGGGCACCGCACATGAGGTGGATATCATCTCCGGAGCCACTGTCACCGTCATGGTTATCGACGACTCAATTGTCCGCTCCGGCTTAAAGGTGGCGCGGGCGCTTGGGCTTGGCGGACTGACCCCCGAAAGCGAACAGGCGGGCACGCGTTTTACGCTGGATGCGGAGGCCGCCGCGCCGGCCGAATGGATGGAAGCAGAAGGGGACGGCACAATCCGGCGACTGTCGCTCGATGTCGCTCAAGTCAATGCGGCCTTTGCCGAACATGCCGATGCGCGTGCCCGCGAGCGTGCGCTGACCGAGCCGCCGGAAACGACCTTCATCGACATGCATGCGGCGCTGGTCTCGGTGCCGGTCATTGGCAAGGCCCTGCTGGGGCCGGCCGAGCAGGCCAATCTGACGGCTTGGCTGAAGGACGGCGAAAGCGCCATCGCCATCGTCGGCAGGGGGCTCTATTCGTTCAAGGGTTCCGGCTATGTGCGCGGCGGCATTTTCGACCGCATCGTGCTGATCCAGGACGACGTGTCGGTACGTTTCCGCGACCGCGATCATCGCCGACTTGGGGACATCGCGCTCTCCGGCGCGCCCGATTTCACCGAGATGGACCTTTTTCGCATACCCGCCAATGTCGGCTTCGATCCGGCCAAGCCGTTCCGCATCCAGCTTCTGGCGCATCGCGAGGTCGGGCCGATCGAGAAGGTGTTCCATACCTTCGACCTCGGCTACCAACTGCCGCAGAAATACCTGAAGCCCGTTGCCGCTCCTCCCGTCGAGGTCGCCGCCGTCGCCGATCGCGACGAGGGTTCCGCCCAGGCGGATCTATGGAAGCGCATCTGGCGTGAAAAGACGCTGGAGATCGCGGTTCTTGGCACCATGCTGTTCGTGCTGACGGCGGCATTCTTCTTCCAGACCTATGTGGTCCGAAACGCCCGGAACTTTTACATCTTCCGCATCGTCTTCCTCACGGTGACCTTGGTTTTCCTCGGCTGGTATGCCAATGCCCAGCTCTCCGTGGTCAACCTGATGGCCTTGTTCGGCAGCCTGGTCACCGGCTTTTCCTGGCAGGCCTTCCTGCTCGACCCGCTGACCTTCATCCTCTGGTTCTCGGTGGCTGCGGCGCTGTTGTTCTGGGGGCGGGGCGCCTATTGCGGCTGGCTCTGCCCATTCGGGGCGCTGCAGGAACTGACCAACCAGATCGCCCGCAAGTTGCACATCCCGCAGTGGACCCTGCCCTGGGGGCTGCATGAGCGCCTCTGGCCGCTCAAGTACATGATCTTCCTCGGCCTATTCGGGGTCTCCCTGATGAGCGTCGAGCAGGCCGAGCATCTGGCCGAGATCGAGCCGTTCAAGACGGCCATCATCCTCAAGTTCATCCGCGCCTGGCCGTTCGTCGCCTATGCCGTCGCCCTTCTTGTCGCCGGGCTGTTCGTCGAGCGCTTCTATTGCCGCTATCTCTGCCCGCTTGGTGCGGCACTCGCGATCCCGGCTCGCATGCGCATGTTCGACTGGCTGAAGCGCTATCACGAGTGCGGAAACCCCTGCCAGACCTGCTCGAACCAATGCCCGGTGCAGGCCATCCACAAGACCGGCGAGATCAATCCGAACGAGTGCATCAACTGCCTGCACTGTCAGGTGCTCTACCAGTCCGAAACCGTCTGTCCGGTCGTGATCAAGAAGATGAAGTCGCGGGCCAAGCTTGCGGCAAGCCCGGGCGGAGCGCCGATCCACCAATCCGCAGCCAAAGTCTAA
- a CDS encoding chaperone NapD: MQTRNPERFHVSSAVILTSPATAGGVLEALAEVPNVEVHAAEQGKIIIVIEGKSSCEMGATLAAISGLPDVMAANMVFEHAESLEEGSINGHRTDAA, translated from the coding sequence ATGCAGACGCGCAACCCTGAACGCTTCCATGTTTCAAGTGCCGTGATTCTAACCTCGCCGGCAACAGCTGGTGGCGTTCTAGAAGCATTGGCGGAGGTGCCGAACGTCGAGGTACATGCCGCCGAGCAAGGCAAGATCATCATCGTGATCGAAGGCAAGTCCAGCTGCGAAATGGGCGCGACATTGGCCGCAATATCAGGTCTTCCGGACGTCATGGCGGCAAACATGGTTTTCGAGCATGCAGAGAGTTTGGAGGAGGGTTCGATCAATGGACACAGAACTGACGCGGCGTAG
- a CDS encoding PAS domain S-box protein, whose amino-acid sequence MAIPRSNTSHQVTAVGAYAAAIAGTAVICAVPLLLIDNAALPTACLFLLIPVLAAALMGGTGPALAAALLGFSLVILSNHDKVLEGLSLATGATAVAVLLAILLARSRDRVLRELDEQREALEDREARLTSILDTVLDATIVSDENGVIISFNSAAVRQFGYSEAEAIGQNLKLLMPQPYRKEHDGYMHRYMQTGEKRIIGVDRVVVGQRKDGSTFPMKLAVGEIRRGDRRFFTGFVRDLTEREESAARLQEVQAELARLARLNEMGEMASTLAHELNQPLSAIANYVHGCARLMQDATSERDLQIKDALKDAGEQSVRAGQIIRHLREFVTKGETHKTSESLRQLVEEAGALALVGSREKGVRTIFNFAPGDDRVLVDRIQIQQVLTNLMRNAIEAMKETAAKEIRVSVAHASGQTLSVTVEDSGPGISPEIAGNIFKPFTTTKAGGMGIGLSISRRIVEAHGGEMTVSRSELGGACFSFILPQDDED is encoded by the coding sequence ATGGCAATTCCAAGATCGAACACCAGCCACCAAGTCACCGCCGTCGGCGCCTATGCGGCCGCGATTGCCGGAACAGCGGTCATCTGCGCGGTTCCACTGTTGCTGATCGACAACGCCGCTCTTCCAACAGCGTGTCTCTTTCTTCTCATTCCAGTTCTCGCCGCCGCCCTTATGGGCGGTACGGGGCCAGCATTGGCCGCCGCCCTTCTGGGCTTCTCGCTTGTGATACTGAGCAACCACGACAAAGTGTTGGAAGGGCTTTCCCTCGCGACGGGCGCGACCGCTGTGGCAGTCCTCCTCGCCATCCTCCTTGCAAGGTCGCGGGACCGGGTTCTTCGGGAGCTTGATGAGCAAAGAGAGGCTCTTGAGGATCGAGAAGCGCGGCTGACGTCGATCCTCGATACCGTTCTCGATGCGACCATTGTCAGCGACGAGAACGGGGTCATCATTTCGTTCAATTCCGCGGCCGTACGCCAGTTCGGTTATTCAGAGGCTGAGGCCATCGGTCAAAACCTCAAACTGCTAATGCCTCAACCCTACCGAAAAGAACATGACGGCTACATGCATCGTTACATGCAGACCGGGGAGAAGAGGATCATCGGGGTTGACCGAGTGGTCGTCGGACAGCGGAAAGACGGCTCAACCTTCCCCATGAAACTTGCCGTCGGAGAAATCAGACGGGGAGACAGACGTTTCTTCACCGGCTTTGTGCGGGATCTGACGGAGCGTGAGGAATCGGCCGCACGGCTTCAGGAGGTTCAAGCTGAACTCGCACGACTGGCGCGCCTCAATGAAATGGGCGAGATGGCATCGACACTTGCTCACGAGCTCAATCAGCCGCTTTCTGCAATAGCAAATTATGTTCATGGCTGCGCCCGTCTGATGCAGGACGCAACAAGCGAGCGGGATCTCCAGATCAAGGACGCGCTGAAGGATGCCGGCGAGCAAAGCGTTCGCGCCGGCCAGATTATCCGCCACCTTCGCGAATTCGTCACGAAAGGCGAAACGCATAAAACATCCGAGAGCCTCAGACAGCTTGTCGAAGAGGCAGGTGCTCTTGCACTCGTGGGTTCGCGAGAAAAAGGCGTTCGGACGATCTTCAACTTCGCTCCCGGCGACGACCGCGTGCTTGTTGACCGGATCCAGATCCAGCAGGTCCTGACGAACCTGATGCGCAACGCCATCGAAGCGATGAAGGAGACAGCTGCAAAGGAGATCCGCGTGAGCGTGGCACACGCGTCGGGACAAACCCTGTCTGTTACCGTCGAAGATTCTGGGCCAGGTATTTCACCAGAGATCGCCGGCAATATTTTCAAGCCATTCACAACGACGAAAGCCGGAGGCATGGGGATCGGATTGTCCATCTCGCGGCGGATCGTGGAAGCGCATGGCGGGGAAATGACGGTTTCGAGAAGCGAGTTGGGCGGAGCGTGTTTCAGCTTCATCCTGCCCCAAGACGACGAGGATTAA
- a CDS encoding ferredoxin-type protein NapF, translated as MVTSLSRRAFLRGRVREEERIYPPGLVRPIAEICEQCRACVNHCPTSIISMQAGLPALDFSHDGCNFCGECRDNCPRSDVFFSAELSFPYNAQVLSHCLALNGVDCQSCRDHCPTDAIRFRPRAGGPWQPDVAVDDCTGCGACVGRCPTNAISMSSGSGPDADAQP; from the coding sequence ATGGTGACCTCGCTCTCACGACGGGCCTTCCTTCGCGGGCGAGTGCGTGAAGAAGAACGCATCTATCCCCCAGGTCTCGTGCGTCCCATTGCAGAGATCTGCGAGCAATGCAGGGCATGTGTTAATCACTGTCCGACATCAATCATCTCGATGCAGGCTGGCTTGCCGGCGCTCGATTTTTCCCACGATGGATGCAATTTCTGCGGCGAGTGTCGCGATAACTGTCCACGTTCCGACGTCTTTTTCAGCGCCGAGCTTTCTTTCCCTTACAATGCGCAAGTCTTGTCGCACTGTCTGGCGCTCAACGGCGTCGACTGTCAATCATGTCGTGACCACTGTCCGACCGACGCTATCAGGTTTCGTCCGCGAGCCGGCGGGCCATGGCAGCCGGACGTTGCAGTAGACGACTGCACCGGCTGCGGCGCCTGTGTCGGCCGCTGTCCGACAAACGCAATTTCCATGTCGAGCGGGAGTGGACCAGATGCAGACGCGCAACCCTGA
- the fixJ gene encoding response regulator FixJ: MHTDDFTVHIVDDEDAVRKSLGFMLTVNGFAVRLHPSATQFTEVAPGLRDAVLITDMRMPDMSGLDLIQRLSSIAPTIPSIVITGHGDIPMAVEAMKAGACDFIEKPFEDATIIEAIRRAAQRLGDAAAGTVSADDIRSRLASLSDRERQILTAVVAGQPNKAIAFNLDISPRTVEVHRANVMTKMKARSLPDLVRMSLLVGV, from the coding sequence ATGCACACTGATGACTTCACCGTACACATCGTCGACGATGAGGATGCCGTTCGAAAGTCGCTGGGCTTCATGCTGACGGTGAACGGTTTTGCCGTGCGGCTGCATCCCTCGGCAACTCAGTTCACCGAAGTGGCACCGGGTCTGCGCGACGCCGTTCTGATCACCGACATGCGAATGCCAGATATGAGCGGCCTTGATCTGATCCAAAGACTGTCTTCTATTGCCCCCACCATTCCGTCGATCGTCATTACGGGGCATGGGGACATTCCGATGGCCGTGGAAGCGATGAAGGCTGGAGCCTGCGACTTCATCGAGAAACCGTTCGAAGATGCGACCATCATCGAAGCCATACGGCGAGCCGCTCAACGTCTGGGCGATGCTGCAGCCGGGACAGTCAGCGCAGATGACATCCGTAGTCGATTGGCGAGCCTGAGCGACCGAGAGCGACAGATCCTCACAGCCGTTGTCGCCGGCCAGCCCAACAAGGCGATCGCTTTCAACCTTGATATCAGTCCGCGCACCGTGGAGGTCCATCGGGCCAATGTCATGACCAAAATGAAGGCCCGGAGCCTTCCTGACCTCGTGCGCATGTCATTGCTGGTCGGCGTTTAG
- a CDS encoding PRC-barrel domain-containing protein: MCATNSTFSNLATIGALSVLLTVVGTGSTTSAQENAHPAPASAQTPSDDVIRENASRAQGKEAFIRVIEPGSWLSESLKGKEVVTVEGDAAGTVSDVLIGPDGQIDGLVLSRGGLFGIGSATFAIDVGFFELLPGASQAQADRISQTHPATAPAPAPTADGTSTEQSPHSAASGAIKLGPDGLPQHLVVRLSLKELDGAPLLEGR; encoded by the coding sequence ATGTGCGCGACCAACAGCACTTTCTCGAACTTAGCTACTATCGGTGCCTTGTCAGTGCTTTTGACCGTTGTGGGCACGGGATCAACAACTTCTGCGCAGGAAAATGCGCACCCAGCACCGGCATCGGCGCAGACTCCGTCGGATGACGTCATTCGCGAGAATGCTAGCAGAGCGCAGGGTAAAGAAGCCTTTATCCGCGTCATAGAACCCGGCAGCTGGCTTAGTGAAAGCCTTAAAGGCAAAGAGGTGGTGACAGTTGAGGGCGATGCCGCTGGCACTGTGTCCGATGTGCTTATCGGGCCTGACGGCCAGATAGACGGACTTGTGCTCAGTCGGGGAGGCCTGTTTGGGATTGGATCCGCCACATTTGCCATTGATGTGGGCTTTTTCGAGCTCTTGCCAGGCGCGTCGCAAGCTCAAGCCGATCGCATCTCGCAAACTCATCCAGCAACCGCGCCGGCACCGGCACCGACTGCCGATGGCACAAGCACCGAGCAGTCGCCCCATTCTGCCGCCAGTGGAGCAATTAAACTGGGACCTGATGGTCTTCCGCAGCACTTGGTCGTCCGGTTGTCCTTGAAGGAGTTGGACGGCGCCCCGTTGCTGGAAGGGCGCTAG